In a genomic window of Streptomyces katrae:
- a CDS encoding GAF domain-containing sensor histidine kinase: protein MSVEESQESPEPAREAQDPMEAATRATRSLQGLSTELTARVPQLLEAMRSVGTGLELHSTLDRICETAAELADARYAAIGVVDPDGPGLSDFVTFGLGPEQAKRIGRRPDGKRGLLGALISHPDTVRLADLSKDPRSAGFPPHHPPMKTFLGVPIRVQGEIFGNLYLAEKNGGGEFNDYDVHMVRVLATEAGIAIGNARLYEAATQRERWIDGSVAVTTALLSGGDADDALAVVAEQARHLADSAAGIVMLPAEEGGMEIVAVSADNPATSLGVVVPAESPVVVKLLQGEPVFVEDVSADPRMISRLTSQYGPCMMLPLHSGGRVLGALVTPRARGQKPFTEAERTLATQFASQAALALMMAEAQRDRERLAVFEDRDRIARDLHDLVIQRLFATGMMLEGAQRRSIVPEVRDGVGKAVDELDVTIQEIRTAIFALQQGPAEAPSGLRTRVLREINMAAVPLGFKPAHRFIGPIDAAVGELVGKNLIAALREALSNAFRHADASRIEVVVDSTISLADGRPGVRLEVADDGVGIPEGGRRSGLRNLRRRAESLGGSSWYGPGIGEDAGGTALVWEAPL, encoded by the coding sequence ATGTCAGTGGAGGAGTCCCAGGAATCGCCGGAGCCCGCCCGGGAAGCACAGGACCCGATGGAGGCCGCCACCCGGGCGACCCGCAGCCTGCAAGGGCTGTCCACCGAGCTGACCGCCCGGGTACCGCAACTGCTCGAGGCCATGCGTTCCGTTGGGACCGGTCTCGAACTGCACTCCACGCTCGACCGCATCTGCGAGACGGCCGCCGAGCTCGCCGACGCCCGCTACGCGGCGATCGGTGTCGTCGACCCGGACGGCCCCGGGCTCTCGGACTTCGTGACCTTCGGCCTCGGCCCCGAGCAGGCGAAGCGGATCGGCCGCCGGCCCGACGGCAAGCGGGGTCTGCTGGGCGCGCTGATCTCCCATCCCGACACGGTGCGGCTCGCCGACCTGTCGAAGGATCCCCGCTCGGCCGGCTTTCCCCCGCACCATCCGCCCATGAAGACCTTCCTCGGCGTGCCCATCAGGGTGCAGGGGGAGATCTTCGGCAACCTCTACCTCGCCGAGAAGAACGGCGGCGGCGAGTTCAACGACTACGACGTCCACATGGTCCGCGTGCTGGCCACGGAGGCGGGCATCGCCATCGGCAACGCCCGGCTGTACGAGGCCGCCACCCAGCGGGAGCGGTGGATCGACGGATCGGTGGCCGTCACGACCGCCCTGCTGTCGGGCGGGGACGCGGACGACGCCCTCGCGGTGGTCGCTGAACAGGCCCGCCACCTCGCCGACTCGGCGGCCGGGATCGTGATGCTGCCGGCGGAGGAGGGCGGCATGGAGATCGTCGCCGTCTCCGCCGACAACCCGGCCACCTCGCTCGGTGTGGTGGTCCCGGCCGAGAGCCCGGTGGTCGTCAAACTCCTCCAGGGCGAACCGGTCTTCGTGGAAGACGTCTCCGCGGATCCCCGCATGATCAGCCGGCTCACGAGCCAGTACGGGCCCTGCATGATGCTGCCGCTGCACAGCGGCGGACGGGTGCTGGGGGCGCTCGTCACCCCGCGGGCCCGGGGGCAGAAGCCCTTCACCGAGGCGGAACGGACCCTGGCCACGCAGTTCGCCTCGCAGGCCGCCCTCGCGCTGATGATGGCCGAGGCGCAGCGCGACCGGGAACGGCTCGCGGTCTTCGAGGACCGTGACCGGATCGCCCGTGACCTGCACGATCTGGTCATCCAGCGGCTGTTCGCCACCGGGATGATGCTGGAGGGCGCGCAGCGCCGCTCGATCGTCCCGGAGGTCCGTGACGGTGTGGGCAAGGCCGTGGACGAGCTGGACGTGACGATCCAGGAGATCCGCACCGCGATCTTCGCACTCCAGCAGGGTCCGGCGGAGGCCCCGTCGGGGCTGCGCACCCGCGTCCTGCGGGAGATCAACATGGCCGCCGTCCCCCTGGGCTTCAAGCCCGCGCACCGGTTCATCGGCCCGATCGACGCGGCCGTGGGTGAGCTGGTCGGCAAGAACCTGATCGCGGCCCTGCGCGAGGCCCTGTCGAACGCATTCCGTCATGCTGACGCATCCCGGATCGAGGTGGTGGTCGACTCCACCATCAGCCTGGCCGACGGCCGGCCGGGGGTGCGGCTGGAGGTCGCCGACGACGGGGTGGGGATCCCGGAGGGCGGGCGGCGCAGCGGTCTGCGGAACCTGCGCCGCAGGGCCGAGTCCCTGGGCGGCTCCAGCTGGTACGGCCCCGGTATCGGGGAGGACGCCGGCGGGACCGCCCTGGTGTGGGAGGCCCCGCTCTAG
- a CDS encoding Cof-type HAD-IIB family hydrolase, translated as MGEDGAVTSAPQRPDGPFPAPRLIATDLDGTLLRDDKSVSLRTVAALAAAEEAGIEVFFVTGRPARWMDVVSDHVHGHGLAICANGAAVVDLHAGREFVQVRALPRTTALTVVETLRAAVPGASFAVETTTGINYEPAYPPFFQDPGATVATAEKLLREETDDSAAPVLKLLAHHAELAPDEFLALARSAAGAYAAITRSSPTALLEISELGVSKASTLELCCSERGISPAEVVAFGDMPNDVEMLRWAGTSYAMGNAHPDVIAAASGRTVANNEDGVAVVIERILAERAAHA; from the coding sequence ATGGGCGAAGATGGAGCCGTGACCTCGGCTCCCCAGCGCCCGGACGGGCCCTTCCCCGCACCCCGGCTCATCGCCACCGACCTTGACGGCACCCTGCTGCGCGACGACAAATCCGTCTCGCTGCGCACGGTAGCCGCCCTCGCCGCCGCCGAGGAGGCCGGGATCGAGGTCTTCTTCGTCACCGGACGCCCGGCCCGCTGGATGGACGTGGTCAGCGATCACGTGCACGGGCACGGCCTGGCCATCTGCGCGAACGGCGCCGCCGTGGTCGACCTGCACGCCGGACGGGAGTTCGTCCAGGTACGGGCTCTGCCCCGGACCACCGCGCTCACGGTGGTCGAGACCCTGCGCGCGGCCGTCCCCGGCGCCTCCTTCGCGGTCGAGACGACCACCGGCATCAACTACGAGCCGGCCTACCCGCCCTTCTTCCAGGACCCGGGGGCCACGGTCGCCACCGCCGAGAAGCTGCTGCGCGAGGAGACGGACGACAGCGCCGCGCCGGTCCTGAAGCTGCTCGCGCACCACGCCGAGCTGGCCCCGGACGAGTTCCTCGCCCTGGCCCGGTCGGCCGCCGGAGCCTACGCCGCCATCACCCGCTCCAGCCCGACCGCCCTGCTGGAGATCAGCGAGCTCGGCGTGTCCAAGGCCAGCACCCTGGAGCTGTGCTGCTCCGAGCGCGGTATCTCCCCGGCCGAGGTCGTCGCCTTCGGCGACATGCCCAACGACGTCGAGATGCTGCGCTGGGCAGGGACCTCCTACGCCATGGGCAACGCCCACCCGGACGTGATAGCGGCCGCCTCCGGCCGCACCGTGGCCAACAACGAGGACGGCGTGGCCGTCGTGATCGAGCGCATCCTCGCCGAACGCGCCGCGCACGCCTGA
- a CDS encoding LLM class flavin-dependent oxidoreductase codes for MSLRLSTVILPVRPWHDGGRDQWERAEQLGFHTAYTYDHLTWRTFRDGPWFGAVPTLTAAAAVTTRLRLGTLVTSPNFRHPVTLAKDLMSLDDISGGRITLGIGAGGNGFDATALGQEEWSPRERADRFAEFVPLLDRLLTESAVTHHGTFYSAEEARNIPGCVQRPRLPFAVAATGPRGVRLAAEFGQAWVTAGDPKVFEGTPEQSLEALRGQVGKLEKALAEAGREPESIERVLLTGFTPERGSMLESVDAFVDFAGRHRELGFTELVVHAPIPDSDFAADEAVFERIATEALAQLGA; via the coding sequence ATGAGTCTTCGCCTGAGCACCGTGATCCTGCCGGTCCGTCCGTGGCACGATGGCGGTCGTGACCAGTGGGAGCGGGCCGAGCAGCTCGGGTTCCACACGGCCTACACCTATGACCACCTGACCTGGCGCACCTTCCGCGACGGCCCCTGGTTCGGTGCGGTTCCCACCCTGACCGCGGCGGCGGCCGTCACGACCCGGCTCCGTCTGGGGACGCTGGTCACCTCGCCGAACTTCCGGCACCCGGTGACCCTGGCCAAGGACCTGATGTCCCTGGACGACATCTCCGGCGGGCGGATCACGCTCGGTATCGGCGCGGGCGGCAATGGCTTCGACGCGACCGCGCTGGGGCAGGAGGAATGGAGCCCCCGTGAGCGCGCGGACCGCTTCGCCGAGTTCGTTCCGCTGCTCGACCGGCTGCTGACCGAGAGCGCGGTGACCCACCACGGCACTTTCTACTCCGCCGAGGAAGCCCGCAACATCCCCGGGTGCGTTCAGCGCCCGCGGCTGCCGTTCGCCGTCGCCGCGACCGGCCCGCGGGGTGTGAGGCTCGCCGCTGAGTTCGGCCAGGCCTGGGTGACCGCAGGTGACCCCAAGGTCTTCGAGGGAACGCCCGAGCAGTCCCTGGAGGCCCTGCGCGGACAGGTCGGCAAGCTGGAGAAGGCCCTGGCCGAGGCCGGCCGGGAGCCCGAATCCATCGAGCGGGTCCTGCTGACCGGGTTCACCCCGGAGCGCGGCAGCATGCTGGAGTCCGTGGACGCCTTCGTCGACTTCGCCGGCCGTCACCGCGAGCTGGGCTTCACCGAGCTGGTCGTCCACGCCCCGATCCCCGACTCCGACTTCGCGGCCGACGAGGCCGTCTTCGAGCGGATCGCCACCGAGGCACTCGCGCAGCTGGGCGCCTGA
- a CDS encoding RNA 2'-phosphotransferase, translating into MDDRRTVKVSKYVSKHLRHQPERIGLTLDPQGWVEIDDLLRAAAAHRFPVSRAELDHVVATNDKQRFTIDGTRIRANQGHTVAVDLDLPEAEPPAYLYHGTVAAALDSIRAEGLRPMARHHVHLSPDRETAARVGARRGRPVVLPVDAAAMYAAGHVFRVSANGVWLADAVPPEFLRFQ; encoded by the coding sequence ATGGATGACCGACGCACCGTGAAGGTGTCCAAATACGTCTCGAAACACCTGCGGCACCAGCCGGAACGCATCGGACTGACGCTCGACCCGCAGGGCTGGGTGGAGATCGACGACCTCCTGCGCGCGGCGGCGGCGCACCGCTTCCCGGTCAGCCGTGCCGAGCTGGATCACGTCGTCGCCACGAACGACAAACAGCGGTTCACCATCGACGGCACCCGCATCAGGGCCAACCAGGGCCACACCGTCGCGGTGGACCTGGACCTGCCGGAGGCGGAACCGCCCGCGTACCTCTATCACGGCACCGTCGCCGCGGCCCTGGACTCGATCCGCGCCGAAGGGCTGCGCCCGATGGCACGCCACCACGTGCACCTCTCGCCCGACCGTGAGACGGCCGCCCGCGTGGGCGCGCGCAGGGGACGGCCGGTGGTGCTCCCGGTGGACGCCGCGGCGATGTATGCGGCCGGGCACGTCTTCCGGGTCAGCGCCAACGGGGTGTGGCTGGCCGACGCCGTACCGCCGGAGTTCCTGCGCTTCCAGTAG
- a CDS encoding aquaporin gives MTSKASLLRRTAAELVGTAGLLVVVIGSGIQAASLSRDTGVALVANSLATAIGLGLIITLFGPLSGAHLNPVVTLTAWWARRAGGEGLAAREAFAYAGAQTAGAIGGAVVAEMMFGRTPGTFSTQVRDGGHLLIGEIVATAGLVLVIQGLGRIGRPRLIPAAVAAYIAAAIWFTSSSSFANPAGTIGRAFSDSFTGIAPQSLPGFLAAQLAGGVLGLALATLLYGRERGRVTSGQAASGNTPSGEVDAQTPLADMPRPSTGFETTI, from the coding sequence ATGACAAGTAAGGCTTCACTGCTGCGGCGCACGGCTGCCGAGCTCGTCGGCACCGCGGGCCTGCTCGTGGTCGTGATCGGGTCCGGTATCCAGGCCGCGTCCCTCAGTCGCGACACCGGTGTCGCCCTCGTCGCCAACTCGCTGGCCACCGCCATCGGCCTCGGCCTGATCATCACCCTCTTCGGCCCCCTGTCCGGTGCCCACCTCAACCCCGTCGTCACCCTCACCGCCTGGTGGGCCCGCCGCGCCGGCGGCGAGGGGCTCGCCGCGCGGGAGGCCTTCGCCTACGCCGGCGCTCAGACCGCCGGGGCCATCGGCGGCGCCGTCGTGGCCGAGATGATGTTCGGCCGCACCCCGGGGACCTTCTCCACCCAGGTCCGCGACGGCGGTCACCTGCTGATCGGCGAGATCGTCGCGACCGCCGGTCTCGTCCTGGTCATCCAGGGGCTCGGCCGCATCGGCCGCCCGAGGCTCATCCCGGCCGCGGTCGCCGCGTACATCGCCGCAGCCATCTGGTTCACCTCTTCGAGCTCCTTCGCCAACCCGGCCGGCACGATCGGCCGCGCCTTCAGCGACTCCTTCACCGGCATCGCCCCGCAGTCGCTCCCCGGCTTCCTCGCCGCGCAGCTGGCCGGAGGCGTCCTTGGCCTCGCCCTGGCCACGCTCCTGTACGGACGCGAGCGCGGCCGGGTGACGTCGGGTCAGGCGGCCTCCGGGAACACGCCTTCCGGGGAGGTGGACGCCCAGACCCCCCTGGCCGATATGCCCCGCCCCAGTACCGGGTTCGAGACGACCATCTGA
- a CDS encoding MerR family transcriptional regulator, whose product MSDQAPAEYRIEDLAHHSGATVRTIRAYQDRGLLPKPERRGRSNVYRDTHLARLRQIADLLDRGYTLASIKELLEAWDAGRGLGGVLGLVAEVQGPWTDEEADRISREDLHARFGGLPDDGAVDEACELGVLERIPGRPDEFLVPSPQELAVAAELYAAGVPLTAITGHLRELRGQVEHIASRFLEFTTEHVFARYLGQVPPTDSDAAEAATMVRRLRPLAQQTVDAELARAMRLFATRHLQRHLGAPGAVQPAGPAPVALPAATVRAVQELVGPEHVAEFVRAATERELQARTMNDLASRGGR is encoded by the coding sequence TTGTCCGATCAGGCGCCAGCCGAGTACCGGATCGAAGATCTGGCCCACCACAGCGGCGCGACCGTGCGCACCATCCGCGCGTACCAGGACCGCGGTCTGCTGCCGAAGCCGGAGCGGCGGGGCAGGTCCAACGTGTACCGGGACACGCACCTGGCGCGGCTGCGCCAGATCGCCGACCTGCTGGACCGCGGCTACACCCTGGCCTCCATCAAGGAACTGCTCGAGGCCTGGGACGCGGGGCGCGGGCTGGGCGGCGTACTCGGCCTGGTGGCGGAGGTGCAGGGGCCGTGGACGGACGAGGAGGCCGACCGGATCAGCCGGGAGGACCTGCATGCCCGGTTCGGCGGGCTGCCGGACGACGGGGCGGTGGACGAGGCGTGTGAGCTCGGGGTGCTGGAGCGCATCCCGGGCCGTCCGGACGAGTTCCTGGTGCCCTCCCCGCAGGAGCTGGCGGTCGCGGCCGAGCTGTACGCGGCCGGGGTGCCCCTCACGGCGATCACCGGTCATCTGCGGGAGCTGCGCGGACAGGTCGAGCACATCGCCTCGCGCTTCCTGGAGTTCACCACCGAGCACGTCTTCGCCCGCTACCTCGGTCAGGTTCCGCCGACGGACTCGGACGCGGCGGAGGCGGCGACGATGGTGCGCCGGCTGCGGCCCCTGGCCCAGCAGACGGTCGACGCCGAACTGGCACGTGCGATGCGGCTGTTCGCGACCCGGCACCTCCAGCGGCACCTCGGCGCTCCCGGAGCGGTCCAGCCGGCGGGGCCCGCTCCGGTGGCCCTGCCCGCCGCGACGGTGCGGGCGGTGCAGGAACTGGTGGGTCCGGAGCACGTGGCGGAATTCGTCCGGGCCGCGACGGAACGGGAGCTCCAGGCCCGGACGATGAACGACCTGGCCAGCCGGGGCGGCCGGTAA
- a CDS encoding SDR family oxidoreductase: MSGTALAGARERRVSTGGIELCVVELGDPDRPTVLLVHGYPDTKEVWSEVAERLAARFHVVLYDVRGHGRSSAPVPLRGGFTLEKLTDDFLAVADAVSPDRPVHLVGHDWGSVQGWEFATVARTEGRIASFTSMSGPSLDHFGHWIKRRLTRPTPRRAAQLLNQGSKSWYVGMLHTPVLPELAWRGPLGKRWPKILARLEEVPAGGAYPTASLPSDAAHGAWLYRDNVRPRLRRPRADAYAHVPVQLITPTGDAFLSERLYDDLERWAPDLVRRTLPAKHWIPRTRPDQVAAWIGEFVAAREEPMAKAPEHKAPGKYADRFSGQLVLVTGAASGIGRATAFAFAEAGARVVAVDRDGEGAARTAEMARLVGAADAWGECVDVSDEQAMEKLAAKVAAEYGIVDVLVNNAGIGLSGSFLDTASEDWKKVLDVNLWGVIHGCRIFGRQMAERGQGGHIVNTASAAAYLPSRTLPAYSTSKAAVLMLSECLRAELASKSIGVSAICPGIVNTNITATSRFAGVDAAEEKRRQERSSRLYGLRNFPPEKVADAILLAVVKNRAVVPVTPESKGALWMSRFMPNTLRRIARLEPRL; the protein is encoded by the coding sequence ATGAGCGGTACGGCACTGGCGGGAGCGCGCGAGCGCCGGGTGAGCACGGGCGGGATCGAGCTGTGCGTCGTCGAGCTCGGCGACCCGGACCGGCCCACCGTGCTGCTGGTGCACGGCTACCCGGACACCAAGGAGGTCTGGTCGGAGGTCGCCGAGCGGCTGGCGGCCCGGTTCCACGTGGTGCTGTACGACGTGCGCGGGCACGGCCGCTCTTCGGCTCCCGTGCCGCTGCGCGGGGGCTTCACCCTGGAGAAGCTCACCGACGACTTCCTGGCGGTGGCGGACGCCGTCAGCCCGGACCGGCCCGTGCACCTGGTGGGCCACGACTGGGGTTCCGTCCAGGGCTGGGAGTTCGCGACGGTGGCCCGGACCGAGGGCCGGATCGCCTCCTTCACCTCCATGTCGGGTCCTTCCCTCGACCACTTCGGGCACTGGATCAAGCGGCGGCTGACACGGCCCACCCCGCGCCGGGCCGCGCAACTGCTGAACCAGGGCTCGAAGTCCTGGTACGTGGGCATGCTGCACACGCCGGTGCTGCCGGAGCTCGCCTGGCGCGGCCCGCTGGGCAAGCGCTGGCCGAAGATCCTCGCGCGCCTGGAGGAGGTCCCGGCCGGCGGCGCCTACCCGACGGCCTCGCTGCCCTCTGACGCGGCGCACGGAGCCTGGCTCTACCGCGACAACGTCCGTCCCAGGCTGCGCCGGCCGCGCGCCGACGCGTACGCGCACGTACCGGTACAGCTGATCACCCCGACCGGGGACGCCTTCCTCTCCGAGCGGCTCTACGACGACCTGGAGCGGTGGGCCCCGGACCTCGTGCGGCGCACCCTGCCCGCGAAGCACTGGATCCCCAGGACCCGCCCCGACCAGGTGGCGGCCTGGATCGGCGAGTTCGTCGCCGCCCGGGAGGAGCCCATGGCGAAGGCTCCGGAGCACAAGGCCCCGGGGAAGTACGCCGACCGGTTCTCGGGACAGCTGGTGCTGGTCACCGGCGCGGCGAGCGGTATCGGCCGGGCCACCGCCTTCGCGTTCGCCGAGGCCGGGGCCCGGGTCGTGGCCGTGGACCGGGACGGCGAGGGAGCGGCCCGCACCGCGGAGATGGCCCGGCTCGTCGGCGCCGCCGATGCCTGGGGCGAGTGCGTCGACGTCAGTGACGAGCAGGCGATGGAGAAGCTCGCGGCGAAGGTAGCCGCCGAGTACGGCATCGTGGACGTGCTGGTCAACAACGCCGGCATCGGGCTGTCGGGTTCCTTCCTGGACACCGCCTCGGAGGACTGGAAGAAGGTCCTCGACGTGAACCTGTGGGGGGTCATCCACGGCTGCCGGATCTTCGGGCGGCAGATGGCCGAGCGCGGCCAGGGCGGACACATCGTCAACACGGCCTCCGCCGCCGCCTACCTCCCCTCCCGGACCCTGCCCGCGTACAGCACCTCCAAGGCAGCGGTGCTGATGCTGAGCGAGTGCCTGCGCGCCGAGCTCGCCTCCAAGTCGATCGGGGTCTCGGCGATCTGCCCGGGCATCGTGAACACCAACATCACCGCCACCTCCCGGTTCGCGGGGGTGGACGCGGCCGAGGAGAAGCGCCGCCAGGAGCGGTCCTCGCGGTTGTACGGGCTGCGGAACTTCCCGCCGGAGAAGGTCGCCGACGCGATCCTGCTGGCGGTGGTGAAGAACCGGGCGGTGGTACCGGTGACCCCCGAGTCCAAGGGCGCCCTGTGGATGTCCCGGTTCATGCCGAACACGCTGCGGAGGATCGCCCGGCTGGAGCCCCGGCTGTGA
- a CDS encoding M24 family metallopeptidase: protein MAGDTDTGELAAQGSARLAAELRGFREVQRLAYECAETVAAQLRPGVTEREAARMQREWLRERGVRDWFHLPFAWFGDRTAFAGFRIPLQFFPTNRKLEPGMPFILDMAPVYRGYAADIGYSGSLGLNPVQDRLMSDLRPHRALILEQVRERRPLREIYENVERLMTRQGYANRHRAYPFGVIAHKIDRVKERRWSPTAFGFGTQSLKGLASDALHGHREGWSPLWSPYHFSDHPPQPGLWAVEPHLGFRGTGAKFEEILVVTDSRDPEESAFWLDDDLPHVRRWTEEQAA, encoded by the coding sequence ATGGCTGGGGACACGGACACCGGGGAACTCGCCGCACAGGGCTCCGCGCGGCTCGCCGCCGAGCTGCGCGGCTTCAGGGAGGTCCAGCGCCTCGCCTACGAGTGCGCCGAGACGGTGGCAGCCCAGCTCCGCCCCGGAGTGACCGAGCGCGAGGCGGCCCGGATGCAGCGCGAGTGGCTGCGCGAGCGCGGGGTGCGGGACTGGTTCCACCTTCCCTTCGCATGGTTCGGGGACCGGACCGCTTTCGCGGGCTTCAGGATCCCGCTCCAGTTCTTCCCGACCAACCGGAAGCTGGAGCCGGGGATGCCGTTCATCCTCGACATGGCGCCCGTCTACCGGGGGTACGCGGCCGACATCGGCTACTCCGGCAGCCTCGGCCTCAATCCGGTGCAGGACCGGCTGATGTCCGACCTGCGGCCGCACCGCGCGCTGATCCTGGAGCAGGTGCGCGAGCGCCGCCCGCTGCGCGAGATCTACGAGAACGTCGAACGGCTGATGACCCGGCAGGGGTACGCCAACCGCCACCGGGCCTATCCCTTCGGGGTCATCGCGCACAAGATAGACCGGGTCAAGGAGCGCCGCTGGTCCCCGACCGCGTTCGGGTTCGGCACCCAGTCACTCAAGGGGCTGGCCTCCGACGCCCTGCACGGCCACCGCGAGGGCTGGTCCCCGCTGTGGAGCCCGTACCACTTCTCCGACCACCCGCCGCAGCCCGGACTGTGGGCGGTGGAGCCTCATCTGGGCTTCCGGGGCACGGGTGCGAAGTTCGAGGAGATCCTGGTGGTCACCGACTCCCGGGATCCCGAGGAGAGCGCGTTCTGGCTGGACGACGACCTGCCGCACGTGCGGCGCTGGACCGAGGAGCAGGCGGCATGA
- a CDS encoding ABC transporter ATP-binding protein produces MTVIATESLSKRYPRVTALDRLSLDIGPGVTGLVGANGAGKSTLIKILLGLSPATEGRAAVLGLDVATHGSTIRERVGYMPEHDALPPDVSATEFVVHMARMSGLPPTAARERTADTLRHVGLYEERYRPIGGYSTGMKQRVKLAQALVHDPQLVLLDEPTNGLDPVGRDEMLGLIRRVHTDFGISVLVTSHLLGELERTCDHVVVIDGGKLLRSSSTSDFTQTTTTLAVEVTDSDAHPDGTAALRKALTAAGLTLHAGEEQGLPGAGHVLLVEATGEDTYDTIRDTVADLGVGLVRMEQRRHRIAEVFRESDQSAQRNHIQQWGAGTDGT; encoded by the coding sequence GTGACTGTCATCGCGACCGAAAGCCTGAGCAAGCGGTACCCCCGAGTGACCGCCCTCGACCGGCTCTCCCTGGACATCGGGCCCGGAGTGACCGGGCTCGTGGGTGCCAACGGGGCCGGCAAGTCCACGCTGATCAAGATCCTGCTCGGGCTGTCGCCCGCCACCGAGGGCCGCGCCGCCGTCCTCGGCCTGGACGTCGCCACGCACGGCAGCACGATCCGCGAGCGCGTCGGCTACATGCCCGAGCACGACGCCCTGCCGCCCGACGTCTCGGCCACCGAGTTCGTCGTCCACATGGCACGCATGTCGGGCCTGCCGCCGACGGCCGCCCGCGAGCGGACCGCCGACACACTGCGCCACGTCGGGCTGTACGAGGAGCGCTACCGCCCGATCGGCGGCTACTCCACCGGTATGAAGCAGCGCGTCAAGCTGGCCCAGGCGCTCGTCCACGACCCGCAGCTGGTCCTCCTCGACGAGCCGACCAACGGCCTCGACCCGGTGGGCCGCGACGAGATGCTCGGCCTGATCCGCCGCGTCCACACCGACTTCGGCATCTCCGTCCTGGTCACCTCCCACCTCCTCGGCGAGCTGGAGCGGACCTGCGACCACGTCGTGGTCATCGACGGCGGCAAGCTGCTGCGCTCCAGCTCCACCAGCGACTTCACCCAGACCACGACCACCCTGGCGGTGGAGGTCACCGACTCCGACGCGCACCCGGACGGCACCGCCGCCCTGCGCAAGGCGCTCACCGCGGCGGGCCTGACCCTCCACGCGGGCGAGGAGCAGGGACTGCCCGGAGCCGGCCACGTCCTGCTCGTCGAGGCGACGGGCGAGGACACCTACGACACCATCCGCGACACCGTCGCCGACCTCGGCGTCGGTCTGGTCCGCATGGAACAGCGCCGCCACCGCATCGCGGAGGTCTTCCGCGAGAGCGACCAGTCCGCGCAGCGCAACCACATCCAGCAGTGGGGAGCCGGTACCGATGGCACCTGA
- a CDS encoding ABC transporter permease subunit produces the protein MAPETSTQIHNIGYRSYDGPRLGRSYARTSLFSQSLRGAYGLGRSAKSKVLPMILFAVMCVPALIIVAVAIAVPGSTDLPIKYTTYALTTQVVIGLYLASQAPQSVSRDLRFKTVPLYFSRPIERVDYVLAKYAAMASALFILTATPLLIMWIGSLLAKFDFGHQTKGFGQALVSVLLLSLLFAGLGLVMAALTPRRGFGVAAVIAMLLIPYGAVSTVQAVAYGTGNTGPIEWLGLFSPITLIDGVQTAFLGATSAFPGGEGPSAGTGVVYLLVILGLIAGSYAALMARYRKAGL, from the coding sequence ATGGCACCTGAGACCTCGACCCAGATCCACAACATCGGCTACCGGTCCTACGACGGCCCCCGGCTCGGCCGCTCCTACGCCCGCACCTCGCTGTTCTCGCAGTCGCTGCGCGGCGCCTACGGGCTCGGTCGCTCGGCCAAGTCCAAGGTCCTGCCGATGATCCTCTTCGCGGTGATGTGCGTACCCGCGCTGATCATCGTCGCGGTGGCCATCGCCGTGCCCGGCTCCACCGACCTGCCGATCAAGTACACGACGTACGCCCTGACCACCCAGGTGGTCATCGGCCTCTACCTCGCCTCCCAGGCGCCCCAGTCGGTCTCGCGGGACCTGCGCTTCAAGACGGTGCCCCTGTACTTCTCGCGGCCCATCGAGCGGGTCGACTACGTCCTGGCCAAGTACGCCGCCATGGCCTCGGCCCTCTTCATCCTCACCGCCACCCCGCTGCTGATCATGTGGATCGGCTCGCTGCTGGCGAAGTTCGACTTCGGTCACCAGACCAAGGGATTCGGGCAGGCACTGGTGTCGGTACTTCTGCTGTCGCTGCTCTTCGCGGGCCTCGGGCTGGTCATGGCCGCGCTCACCCCGCGCCGCGGGTTCGGGGTGGCCGCGGTCATCGCCATGCTGCTCATTCCCTACGGCGCCGTCTCCACCGTGCAGGCGGTCGCCTACGGGACCGGCAACACCGGTCCCATCGAGTGGCTGGGCCTCTTCTCCCCCATCACCCTGATCGACGGCGTGCAGACCGCGTTCCTCGGTGCGACCTCCGCCTTCCCCGGCGGTGAGGGCCCCTCGGCCGGCACCGGCGTCGTCTACCTGCTCGTCATCCTCGGCCTCATCGCCGGCTCCTACGCCGCCCTGATGGCCCGCTACCGGAAGGCCGGGCTGTGA